The following coding sequences are from one Lolium rigidum isolate FL_2022 chromosome 6, APGP_CSIRO_Lrig_0.1, whole genome shotgun sequence window:
- the LOC124666916 gene encoding protein IRON-RELATED TRANSCRIPTION FACTOR 2-like isoform X1, with product MGHQHQLFDDPFASSISSLEADIFTGAGGHQQWPELDLDGIPLAQAATNAGTSSAGYGSAGGDGSGSHRKISHNAYERDRRKQLNGLYSSLRSLLPDTDHTKKLSIPITVTKALKYIPELQKQVEGLEKKKEELTRANCKPGVLSMRENAAPIVSATCIDETDVMVQVSLLSNTAGALPMSKCIKVLEKEGLRVVSSSISAFQNKTFYSLHLQRTQRTMSKVCPAFCDELENAIKKKAGMHQ from the exons ATGGGGCACCAGCACCAGCTCTTCGACGACCCCTTCGCCAGCAGCATCTCCTCGCTGGAGGCAGACATCTTCACCGGCGCCGGTGGCCACCAGCAATGGCCGGAACTCGACCTCGACGGCATTCCGTTGGCCCAGGCGGCGACCAACGCCGGCACCTCCTCGGCTGGCTATGGctccgccggcggcgacggctcaGGCTCACACCGTAAGATCAGCCACAACGCGTACGAGCGCGACCGCCGGAAGCAGCTCAACGGGCTCTACTCTTCCCTCCGCTCCCTCCTCCCGGACACCGATCACACC AAGAAGCTGAGCATTCCGATCACGGTGACGAAGGCGCTCAAGTACATTCCGGAGCTGCAGAAGCAGGTGGAGGGTCTggaaaagaagaaggaagagCTGACCCGGGCGAACTGCAAGCCGGGAGTTCTCAGCATGAGGGAGAACGCGGCCCCGATCGTCTCCGCCACCTGCATCGACGAAACGGACGTCATGGTCCAGGTCAGCCTGCTGAGCAACACGGCTGGAGCTCTGCCCATGTCCAAGTGCATCAAAGTGCTTGAGAAGGAAGGGCTTCGCGTCGTCAGCTCGTCCATTTCCGCGTTTCAGAACAAGACGTTCTATAGCCTCCATCTTCAG AGAACCCAACGAACCATGAGCAAGGTGTGTCCTGCGTTCTGTGACGAACTGGAAAATGCCATCAAGAAAAAGGCGGGGATGCATCAGTAG
- the LOC124666916 gene encoding protein IRON-RELATED TRANSCRIPTION FACTOR 2-like isoform X2, whose protein sequence is MGHQHQLFDDPFASSISSLEADIFTGAGGHQQWPELDLDGIPLAQAATNAGTSSAGYGSAGGDGSGSHRKISHNAYERDRRKQLNGLYSSLRSLLPDTDHTKLSIPITVTKALKYIPELQKQVEGLEKKKEELTRANCKPGVLSMRENAAPIVSATCIDETDVMVQVSLLSNTAGALPMSKCIKVLEKEGLRVVSSSISAFQNKTFYSLHLQRTQRTMSKVCPAFCDELENAIKKKAGMHQ, encoded by the exons ATGGGGCACCAGCACCAGCTCTTCGACGACCCCTTCGCCAGCAGCATCTCCTCGCTGGAGGCAGACATCTTCACCGGCGCCGGTGGCCACCAGCAATGGCCGGAACTCGACCTCGACGGCATTCCGTTGGCCCAGGCGGCGACCAACGCCGGCACCTCCTCGGCTGGCTATGGctccgccggcggcgacggctcaGGCTCACACCGTAAGATCAGCCACAACGCGTACGAGCGCGACCGCCGGAAGCAGCTCAACGGGCTCTACTCTTCCCTCCGCTCCCTCCTCCCGGACACCGATCACACC AAGCTGAGCATTCCGATCACGGTGACGAAGGCGCTCAAGTACATTCCGGAGCTGCAGAAGCAGGTGGAGGGTCTggaaaagaagaaggaagagCTGACCCGGGCGAACTGCAAGCCGGGAGTTCTCAGCATGAGGGAGAACGCGGCCCCGATCGTCTCCGCCACCTGCATCGACGAAACGGACGTCATGGTCCAGGTCAGCCTGCTGAGCAACACGGCTGGAGCTCTGCCCATGTCCAAGTGCATCAAAGTGCTTGAGAAGGAAGGGCTTCGCGTCGTCAGCTCGTCCATTTCCGCGTTTCAGAACAAGACGTTCTATAGCCTCCATCTTCAG AGAACCCAACGAACCATGAGCAAGGTGTGTCCTGCGTTCTGTGACGAACTGGAAAATGCCATCAAGAAAAAGGCGGGGATGCATCAGTAG